In the Nocardioides marmotae genome, GACGCCGACCACGGCTACACCGGCGTGCTGTCCTCCGACGACTTCTCGCTGCGCGTCTCGGCGGCCGCGGACGGCGCCGACGCCGTGCACGGGCTGCTCTCCTTCGCCGAGTCGCTCTCCGCGGCCACCCACGGCTGAGCCGGGTCGTCGTGACGGGGGGCGGCGAGGCGGGGTTCCACGAGCCCGCCTACGGGCAGCGGTCGCTGTCCGACATCGTGCCCGCGGTGGCCGTCGCGCTCGGAATCGAGCCGGCCACCAGCCTGGATCGCCCCGCGCCCACCGGGCTGGTCCTGCCGCCGGCGTCGTCGTACGTCGTGTTCCTGGTCGACGGCCTCGGCCACCGGCTCCTGGAGCGCTACGCCCACTACGCGCCGTACCTCTCCTCGCTGCTGCGCGAGGAGCCGGCGACCGCCGGGGTCCCCTCGACGACGGCCACCAGCCTGACCTCGCTCGGCACCGGGCTGGTGCCCGGCGTGCACGGCCTGGTCGGCTTCACCTCCCGGGTGCCCGGCACCGACCGGCTGCTCAACGCGCTGATGTGGCCCAAGGACGTCGACCCGCTCGAGTGGCAGCCGCACCCGACCGCCTTCGCGCGGCTGCGCGCCGCCGGCGTGACGACGACGGTGGTCAACAAGCGGGAGTTCGCCGGCAGCGGGCTGACGATGGTGGGCTCGCGCGGCGCGGAGTACGTCGGCGCCGACAAGGTCGGTGAGCGCATCGCCGCCGCGGTGGCCGCCTCGATCGAGCGGCCTTCGCTGACCTACCTCTACGACAGCGACCTGGACTGGACCGGCCACAAGTACGGCGTCTCCTCCAGCCAGTGGCTCCAGCAGCTCTCCAGCAT is a window encoding:
- a CDS encoding alkaline phosphatase family protein; the protein is MTGGGEAGFHEPAYGQRSLSDIVPAVAVALGIEPATSLDRPAPTGLVLPPASSYVVFLVDGLGHRLLERYAHYAPYLSSLLREEPATAGVPSTTATSLTSLGTGLVPGVHGLVGFTSRVPGTDRLLNALMWPKDVDPLEWQPHPTAFARLRAAGVTTTVVNKREFAGSGLTMVGSRGAEYVGADKVGERIAAAVAASIERPSLTYLYDSDLDWTGHKYGVSSSQWLQQLSSIDSEAEQLREALPTDVRLVVVADHGMVDCPPDHRLDVDDHPALRDGVALLGGEARFRHLYCQRGAVDDVAAAWSSVLGERATVLTREQAIRRGWFGPVDASVLPRLGDVVVASTGDHGIFSTTDFAYEKTLVGLHGSLTPEEMLIPVLVD